The Cryptococcus gattii WM276 chromosome B, complete sequence genome has a segment encoding these proteins:
- a CDS encoding Microtubule motor, putative (Similar to TIGR gene model, INSD accession AAW41833.1), translated as MSKSIACHVRLRPSKPSDGKVNEQGIVINGNKISALNVQGDKRYHFEFEKCHDEKSTQEEVFEHVEPLLDQAWKGINTTIFSYGVTGAGKTHTMQGTKEEPGLIPRAVKAILQRRAIFPASINISMSYVEILKDEVYDLLGSRTEPRKREIRMSAGGQNVIADLVHQRISSWEEFEAIYDTASKTRKTASTKLNSSSSRSHAILTIHLEMLESSDKVNHGKICFTDLAGSENNNLTGNDRERMRESSAINTSLTTLGKVVDALNVIAQRGGDGTGVFVPYRESKLTRLLQDALGGSSLSLLICCLAPGEKFAKDAINTLQYTINPQAPFKIHTEGCVSLPRPSLGRPALAPLIPNVCHKKQNLKAGLGSGGKGNQKDKMAVALTEEQLEKRIQMVVSQEMANEREKERQLQGQLPQQPTYQLKAPPNIDAKSPPHALEARSMSEEEKDNRAKAIVKHARRVHQSGDLGNALYLYKKAYGYAPQNQKLAMRITELQLAIEGILPPPPLSGRSGQENQHLPSTSHLKRSRAPHGSMSLAELSWEGDENTHMGSNKKPKN; from the exons ATGTCCAAGTCTATAGCTTGTCACGTCCGTTTGAGACCATCCAAACCGTCAGACGGCAAGGTCAACGAGCAAGGCATCGTGATCAATGGAAACAAGATATCGGCTCTGAACGTTCAAGGAGACAAGAGATATCATTTCGA ATTCGAGAAATGTCACGATGAGAAAAGCACACAAGAGGAGGTTTTTGAGCATGTGGAACCCTT ACTCGACCAGGCTTGGAAAGGAATT AATACTACCATTTTTTCCTATGGAGTTACAGGAGCCGGTAAAACGCAT ACCATGCAAGGAACCAAAGAAGAGCCTGGGCTCATCCCCAGAGCCGTCAAG GCCATTCTACAGAGACGTGCTATCTTTCCTGCATCGATAAATATCTCCATGTCTTATGTT GAAATACTCAAAGACGAAGTATATGATCTACTAGGTTCTCGTACTGAA CcgagaaagagagaaatCCGTATGAGCGCAGGGGGACAGAATGTTATTGCGGATTTGGTCCACCAGCGAATCTCATCCTGGGAGGAATTCGAGGCCATATATGA CACTGCTTCGAAAACACGTAAAACTGCCTCCACAAAGCTTAATTCCAGCTCTTCAAGATCACATGCTATTCTTACTATCCATCTCGAAATGTTAGAATCTTCAGACAAAGTAAATCATGGGAAAATCTGT TTCACAGACCTGGCGGGATCCGAGAACAACAATCTCACAGGGAATGATCGAGAACGCATGCGAGAA AGCTCTGCCATTAACACATCCTTAACAACGTTGGGCAAAGTTGTTGACGCTCTGAATGTTATCGCCCAGAGGGGTGGTGATGGGACAGGCGTATTCGTGCCTTATCGGGAATCGAAATTGACCCGGCTTCTTCAAG ATGCTCTCGGAGGATCTTCCCTTAGTCTTTTGATATGTTGTTTGGCTCCAGGGGAGAAATTTGCAAAAGACGCAATCAATACTCTTCAGTAC ACAATCAATCCACAAGCCCCTTTCAAAATTCATACGGAAGGTTGTGTCTCACTCCCCAGGCCATCTCTCGGAAGGCCTGCTTTGGCGCCTTTGATTCCTAACGTATGCCACAAAAAGCAGAACTTGAAGGCCGGACTTGGTAGTGGAGGAAAAGGTAATCAGAAAGATAAAATGGCTGTGGCTCTCACAGAGGAGCAACTGGAGAAAAGA ATTCAAATGGTTGTGTCCCAGGAGATGGCTAATGAGCGAGAGAAAGAACGACAGCTTCAAGGCCAGTTGCCCCAGCAACCTACCTATCAGTTGAAGGCACCACCGAACATTGACGCTAAGTCTCCACCCCATGCCCTAGAAGCCAGGTCAATgagcgaagaagagaaagataACAGGGCAAAAGCAATCGTTAAGCATGCTAGACGTGTACACCAGTC GGGAGATCTGGGTAATGCCCTATATTTGTATAAAAAAGCCTACGGATATGCTCCCCAGAACCAGAAACTCGCCATGAG GATCACTGAATTGCAGTTGGCCATTGAGGGGAtccttcctccccctccACTCTCGGGCCGTTCAGGTCAGGAGAATCAACATCTCCCCTCCACATCTCATCTAAAACGATCACGAGCACCGCACGGATCGATGTCGTTGGCAGAGCTTTCTTGGGAAGGCGATGAGAATACCCATATGGGCTCCAATAAGAAGCCAAAGAATTGA
- a CDS encoding Hypothetical Protein (Similar to TIGR gene model, INSD accession AAW41831.1), producing the protein MSDVSTLSDSQPIDVSKVEKAVSEFNQPQQNANHHPSENTLANLSQARKNFLVLIFSIATFVDICNVSGVAVAVAQISIDIKLDYSQVVWIITSYSLCFAALLLFAGRLADLFPAQIVFEGGFIMLGILSLITSFVTSNKYGFLILRGLGGIAGAMSDHLTVHLFPEPAEQQAKLALLGLAGAVGNVLGLVLAGVCMLASYKWFFRVIAIICIVFTIICVMILPFTGSTYTPDPNMPRWKRLDFMGVALMMGSLICFILALTQGPIDGWGSASFIAPFILSFPLAIGFFFWESKIPAKSAVLPSSVWKITNIVISSLAIGIPFPFWATSQLLYSTYFQEVFGWTPIKVAAAMVPQGVTALIIGSAAQVIPQIITKPRITLPIGGALVIIAEILQVFSNGGHGTDYWRYCFPAFVLGSAGAVMTFFASAINLISYCPPEMAGVAGAWTQVISQVAGAITLAVQASFEGDGVADWNKAGRRSFYFQIAWTAVLLLQFLIFYRKPGTPDEEHEAARKRIRESGKDAGV; encoded by the exons ATGTCTGACGTCTCAACCTTGAGTGACAGTCAACCTATCGACGTTAGCAAGGTCGAGAAAGCTGTATCTGAATTCAATCAGCCGCAGCAAAATGCGAATCACCATCCCTCCGAGAACACTCTTGCCAACCTGAGCCAGGCTAGGAAGAACTTCTTAGTGCTTATCTTCTCCATAGCAACGTTTGTCGACATCTGCAA TGTTTCAGGAGTGGCTGTAGCGGTTGCTCAAATTTCAATTGATATCAAACTCGACTACTCTCAAGTTGTTTGGATCATCACATCTTATTCCCTGTGTTTTGCTGCCCTCTTACTGTTTGCCGGACGACTGGCAGATTTGTTCCCGGCCCAAATAGTGTTTGAGGGAGGTTTCATTATGTTAGGAATATTGAGTCTGATCACCTCTTTTGTGACTTCCAATAA GTATGGGTTTTTGATTTTACGTGGTCTTGGAGGTATTGCTGGTGCCATGAGTGA TCACCTCACGGTCCATCTCTTCCCTGAACCTGCAGAACAACAAGCCAAATTAGCTCTTTTAGGATTAGCGGGTGCTGTTGGAAATGTACTCGGATT GGTGTTAGCAGGTGTGTGTATGTTGGCTAGCTATAAATGGTTCTTTAGGGTCATTGCCATCATCT GTATCGTCTTTACTATTATTTGTGTCATGATTTTGCCTTTCACTGGGTCCACCTACACCCCCGATCCTAATATGCCTCGTTGGAAGAGGCTTGATTTTATGGGTGTTGCACTTATGATGGGTTCTCTTATCTGCTTTATCCTTGCCTTGACTCAAGGCCCAATTGATGGTTGGGGCTCTGCCTCATTTATTGCTCCATTCATCCTGAGCTTCCCTCTTGCAAtcggcttcttcttctggg AATCTAAAATCCCAGCCAAGAGCGCTGTGTTGCCCAGTTCAGTATGGAAGATTACCAATATTGTGATCTCCAGCTTGGCGATAGGTATCCCTT TTCCATTCTGGGCGACTTCTCAACTTCTTTACTCTACTTACTTCCAAGAGGTATTTGGCTGGACCCCAA TCAAAGTCGCGGCGGCAATGGTACCCCAGGGAGTTACTGCATTGATAATTGGCAGTGCAGCGCAGGTCATCCCCCAAATCATCACAAAGCCGCGAATTACCCTCCCCATCGGCGGGGCTC TGGTGATTATCGCGGAGATTCTGCAAGTATTCTCCAATGGAGGACATGGCACCGATTACTGGAGGTATTGCTTCCCTGCATTTGTGCTTGGTAGCGCTGGAGCAGTCATGACTTTCTTTGCCTCAGC TATCAATCTCATCTCCTATTGTCCTCCAGAAATGGCCGGTGTCGCAGGTGCATGGACCCAAGTGATC TCTCAAGTCGCGGGTGCTATCACCCTCGCAGTTCAGGCTTCTTTCGAAGGGGACGGTGTTGCTGACTGGAACAAGGCTGGTCGCCGATCCTTCTATTTCCAGATCGCCTGGACGGCTGTTTTGTTACTCCAATTTTTAATATTCTACAGGAAACCAGGAACTCCCGACGAAGAGCATGAGGCCGCTAGGAAGAGAATCAGGGAGAGTGGAAAGGATGCGGGTGTGTGA
- a CDS encoding Oligosaccharide transporter, putative (Similar to TIGR gene model, INSD accession AAW41702.1), with translation MIPPASTPPASNPLLTARSLVLLQLLSRILTFTLNQSLLRLASPSVFGTAAIQFDLVCSSILFLSREGIRNALLRKTGVNNEVEPKGGSQIHALSVAPLQLGMVIAPLITGLYLWSSSQSTTSQQGFHLSLILYVASALIELSIEPCYIRVHRSSPPKINVRVQAEGGMAIVKAIVTVASLVGLGEGKALISFALGQVAGAIWLAVRYIKEFDWSVKSLVTTQRVEGQPRFDPDTFTLATANTWQSLIKHLLTEADRLAVTRISPLDDQGGYAVAMNYGSLIARIVFQPIEESLLLYYSNSLSSAATFPLFALTIRLSLYLSTIIQAFVPPLFPAISPLLLPRQYRGTSASSILSLYLKVYIPCLSLNGVTEVFHTASADPSEVKRQGRWMIASSGVFASTLFVLTHLPPHYVSKNGGPFQLVTPNREECLVLASCAAMVIRIVYALRHAKRYFSFRKPSLRWLSLLPSVKIMSWACLVRLVLGLLATSGRWERGWKEWAELIGIGGVMGLATLGFIAQAEGGHMKGLRRMMKAEKSN, from the exons ATGATCCCTCCTGCTTCAACCCCTCCAGCGTCAAATCCTTTGTTGACAGCTAGATCGCTCGTGCTCCTCCAACTGCTTTCCCGAATCCTCACCTTCACCCTCAACCAATCCCTCTTGCGCTTGGCCTCGCCTTCCGTGTTCGGTACTGCAGCCATCCAATTTGATCTTGTATGCTCCAGCATCCTATTCTTGTCACGGGAGGGCATTCGCAATGCTCTTTTGCGAAAAACAGGTGTCAATAATGAAGTTGAACCGAAAGGGGGGTCGCAGATCCATGCCTTGTCAGTAGCTCCTCTCCAACTGGGCATGGTCATAGCGCCCCTCATCACTGGACTGTATTTGTGGTCATCCTCTCAAAGCACCACATCTCAGCAAGGATTCCATCTATCATTAATTCTCTATGTAGCTTCAGCTCTTATAGAGCTCTCAATAGAGCCATGCTACATTCGGGTTCATCGGTCGTCGCCGCCCAAAATCAATGTCAGAGTTCAGGCCGAAGGAGGAATGGCTATTGTAAAAGCGATTGTCACTGTAGCCAGCCTAGTAGGTCTAGGAGAGGGAAAAGCTTTGATCAGCTTTGCCTTGGGTCAAGTGGCTGGGGCTATTTGGTTGGCCGTGCGGTATATCAAGGAATTTGACTGGAGTGTGAAGAGCCTAGTAACAACGCAGAGAGTAGAGGG GCAACCCAGATTTGACCCGGATACGTTCACCCTAGCTACTGCAAACACGTGGCAAAGTCTCATCAAACATCTTTTGACTGAAGCCGACAGACTTGCTGTCACGCGTATAAGTCCGCTTGATGATCAAGGGGGTTATGCTGTGGCTATGAACTATG GTTCTTTGATTGCTCGTATCGTTTTCCAACCAATCGAAGagtctcttcttctgtaCTATTCCAACTCTCTCTCATCTGCGGCCACCTTTCCATTGTTCGCTTTGACCATCCGCCTTTCTCTGTACCTTTCTACTATCATTCAAGCTTTTGTTCCACCTTTGTTCCCAGCCATCTCACCTCTTCTACTTCCTCGCCAATACCGTGGCACATCTGCTTCATCAATCCTCAGTCTGTATCTGAAGGTGTATATTCCATGTCTCAGCCTCAACGGTGTTACCGAAGTTTTCCACACCGCTAGTGCCGACCCCAGCGAAGTCAAGCGTCAAGGACGATGGATGATAGCAAGTTCCGGAGTGTTTGCCAGTACTCTGTTCGTTCTCACCCATCTGCCGCCGCATTATGTTTCTAAGAATGGTGGTCCCTTCCAACTTGTTACACCCAACAGAGAAGAATGTCTCGTCTTGGCATCATGTGCCGCCATGGTCATTCGTATCGTATACGCTCTCCGTCACGCTAAGCGGTATTTCTCATTTCGGAAACCCAGTTTAAGGTGGTTGAGTCTGTTGCCGAGCGTAAAGATTATGAGCTGGGCTTGTCTGGTCAGGCTCGTCCTCGGTCTCTTGGCGACATCTGGTAGATGGGAGAGGGGCTGGAAAGAATGGGCTGAACTGATAGGTATTGGAGGTGTAATGGGCCTTGCAACGTTGGGTTTCAT TGCTCAAGCCGAAGGAGGACATATGAAAGGCTTGAGAAGAATGATGAAGGCTGAAAAATCAAACTAA
- a CDS encoding uncharacterized protein (Similar to TIGR gene model, INSD accession AAW41836.1), which produces MLFSSLITLIIALPVFGSSESRQSRSRIRNSQSLSSTFEQGLEKRGTVYSGRATFYDVGMGACGISNVASDYIVALNSNQYGSGYPGPQCGRSITISYNGVQVAATIEDECPTCPYGGLDLSKGLFDRFADENLGVFYMTWWFNDETNDATTSTSETPTYVAPTSSYVAPTSAYTPPTSSYIPPTSTYTPPTSTYVEPSTSSYASTSIYATPSTDSSSELPASSLSSTNSLADAVIQTSVPVSKTTTATAAASADAALESSVSEVISLGNLVSLNQAVVNLGRILVVGAQE; this is translated from the exons ATGTTGTTCTCATCTCTTATCACTCTTATCATTGCCCTTCCGGTCTTTGGTTCTTCTGAGTCACGTCAGTCTCGGTCTCGCATTCGTAACTCCCAATCTCTCAGCTCCACCTTTGAGCAAGGTTTGGAAAAGAGAGGTACTGTTTACAGCGGTAGAGCTACTTTCTATGATGTGGGCATGGGTGCCTGTGGAATTTCCAA TGTGGCCTCCGATTACATTGTCGCTCTCAACTCCAATCAATACGGGTCCGGTTACCCTGGTCCCCAATGTGGCAGATCTATCACAATATCTTATAATGGAGTACAAGTTGCTGCCACTATCGAAGACGAGTGTCCCACTTGCCCCTATGGTGGTCTCGATTTGTCCAAGGGATTGTTTGATCGCTTTGCT GATGAAAACCTTGGTGTCTTTTATATGACATGGTGGTTCAACGATGAAACCAATGATGCTACGACAAGCACTAGTGAAACCCCTACCTATGTCGCCCCTACGTCCAGTTACGTCGCACCCACTTCCGCCTATACTCCCCCCACCTCTTCGTACATCCCTCCCACCTCTACGTACACCCCTCCTACCTCTACATATGTCGAGCCCTCGACTTCATCATACGCTTCTACTTCCATCTATGCGACTCCCAGCACCGACTCTTCGTCTGAGTTACCGGCGTCGAGTTTGTCCTCAACCAACAGTCTTGCTGATGCCGTGATTCAGACCAGCGTCCCCGTATCAAAAACAACCACCGCTACCGCCGCTGCATCTGCGGATGCTGCTCTTGAATCTTCAGTCAGCGAAGTAATATCACTGGGCAACTTGGTTTCGTTAAATCAAGCTGTAGTCAACTTAGGCCGCATCCTGGTGGTCGGCGCACAAGAATAA
- a CDS encoding Hypothetical Protein (Similar to TIGR gene model, INSD accession AAW41835.1) produces MDPSMPVISESNGAKSLTAPQLHQAVDQLTADAQSGYNVHQNRDNFQERALRDVTMSSNESALMLDPNNPILVREEMKAQKDYFRKLKFTYLEQDAKRHFLASITGDEPQRVEPGENEERELINAEKKERLKAAKVGIEDMRNTSVKLAEENARKHEEMSQQLVEAQTLQKQIRDMELELARIKATHPPENRMTVNQANDTLDAQIVEIQQLTDEREATQAQIDQTSETVARIAKELQRLSRDREREEARAREVREGREAGDTKVDDICRWLTSSMSFYRSLLGIRSVRAVSETELHLEYDVPQGPIVLVMKLDELTKRLADAALIGSDIDIAEAVGIAAGSNDVPGLIADVLARLRS; encoded by the exons ATGGACCCCTCTATGCCAGTCATTTCGGAGAGTAACGGAGCCAAAAGCCTAACAGCACCGCAGTTGCATCAAGCTGTCGATCA ACTAACTGCAGATGCTCAGTCTGGATATAATGTGCACCAAAACCGGGACAATTTTCAAGAACGGGCACTCAGAGATGTTACAATGAGCAGCAACGAGTCGGCCTTAATGTTGGATCCGAATAACCCCATTCTCGTACGAGAAGAAATGAAAGCTCAGAAA GACTACTTTCGGAAACTGAAATTTACATATCTTGAACAAGATGCGAAGCGCCATTTTCTGGCATCCATAACAGGAGACGAACCTCAGAGAGTAGAGCCAGGCGAGAACGAAGAACGAG AGTTAATCAATGCAGAGAAAAAGGAGCGCTTGAAAGCTGCCAAAGTGGGCATCGAAGATATGCGAAACACATCCGTCAAACTGGCCGAGGAGAATGCCAGAA AGCATGAAGAGATGTCCCAGCAGTTGGTTGAAGCTCAAACTTTGCAAAAGCAGATCAGGGACATGGAACTCGAGCTGGCAAGGATCAAGGCGACTCATCCACCGGAGAAT AGAATGACAGTCAACCAAGCAAACGATACTTTAGACGCCCAAATCGTCGAAATCCAGCAATTAACAGACGAACGAGAGGCTACTCAAGCGCAAATAGATCAGACGAGCGAAACAGTGGCTAGAATCGCTAAGGAG CTTCAGCGCCTGAGTAGAGATCGAGAACGAGAAGAGGCAAGAGCGAGAGAAGTACGAGAAGGCAGAGAAGCGGGTGATACCAAGGTGGACGACATCTGCCGTTG GCTTACATCTTCCATGTCATTTTACCGATCGTTACTTGGCATTCGTTCTGTTCGAGCAGTTTCGGAGACCGAACTACATCTGGAGTATGACGTGCCTCAAGGACCAATCGTTCTGGTCATGAAGCTTGATGAACTGACCAAACGTCTTGCGGACGCAGCT CTCATTGGAAGTGATATCGACATTGCCGAAGCTGTCGGGATCGCAGCGGGAAGCAATGACGTGCCAGGGTTGATTGCCGATGTGCTTGCGCGTCTGAGATCATGA
- a CDS encoding Hypothetical Protein (Similar to TIGR gene model, INSD accession AAW41830.1), translating to MPRRKVAMPYHLPTQSPLSPLETRWGLMTYTLSRVPARKLPLLVTYALTIVKLADHGWISRESLGKGGGSIVGVLSMVSGLLLSYRFSSAIGKWDEGKQVWSEVRTTIRDGIRMLSTLPSGTVKQLPLDGYEESSDQEGKDKQKLISQRIDELSGLLVSFAFALQHNLQGTRPLPQAPLCDLLPSGYLSSLKRTEARVRFAANHAGPSGSRSNRPESGRNKDSSTDQEESDQGRELGSLAFRAEEAISKLSKAAATMDPVDTYRNEELQQQLSQLNFIDDSVEPPSQISDSSFIFTTSEPSKPPKSNLHSPNPPNLALAILKLMEVYIEGMREISEDEGGWDLPRRERGFNLVKALSGHLGKAERLSSNPPPLPLTLHLSHLLVIYLAALPCSLLCVVDGWLLVLITLIAGWCLLGLEALIGEVSGVFGSSENHHPLPIFTEQILSESLDISPPFLRYYKARVIARVGRNTKEVLELDRRGRKGAEDWVPSFK from the exons ATGCCTCGCCGCAAAGTAGCAATGCCATATCACCTACCGACCCAATCCCCGCTATCGCCTTTGGAAACCCGATGGGGGCTTATGACCTATACATT GTCTCGAGTCCCGGCTCGGAAACTACCGCTCCTGGTTACTTACGCCTTGACGATAGTCAAACTGGCAGATCACGGCTGGATAAGTCGCGAATCATtgggaaaaggaggaggaagcaTTGTCGGCGTCCTCAGCATGG TTAGTGGCCTCTTGTTATCTTACAGATTCTCATCAGCAATTGGAAAATGGGATGAGGGTAAGCAAGTATGGTCAGAAGTGCGGACAACAATTCGTGACGGAATAAGGATG CTCTCTACGCTCCCTAGTGGGACGGTCAAACAGTTACCATTAGATGGTTATGAAGAATCATCTGATCAAGAAGGAAAGGACAAACAGAAACTTATCAGCCAAAGGATAGACGAGCTTTCTGGCCTTTTGGTCAGTTTTGCCTTTGCCCTACA GCATAATCTTCAAGGTACTAGACCATTACCTCAAGCGCCTCTGTGCGACCTTCTGCCTAGCGGTTATCTTTCCTCTTTGAAGCGCACTGAGGCTCGGGTACGATTTGCTGCAAATCATGCCGGCCCATCTGGCTCCCGGTCTAACCGTCCGGAATCTGGTCGTAACAAAGATTCCTCCACCGATCAAGAGGAATCAGACCAAGGCCGGGAACTGGGAAGCCTGGCATTCCGTGCGGAGGAGGCCATCAGTAAGCTGTCCAAAGCAGCAGCGACGATGGACCCTGTAGATACCTATAGAAATGAAGAGCTTCAACAGCAGCTTAGCCAACTGAATTTTATCGATGACTCAGTCGAACCTCCGTCACAGATTTCGGACAGCTCCTTCATATTCACTACTTCTGAGCCCTCAAAACCTCCGAAGTCCAACTTGCACTCTCCCAACCCGCCCAACCTCGCTTTAGCTATTCTAAAACTTATGGAAGTTTACATAGAGGGGATGAGAGAGATATCTGAAGATGAGGGTGGCTGGGATTTGCCAAGGCGGGAACGAGGATTTAATTTGGTGAAGGCCTTGAGTGGACATCTGGGAAAGGCCGAGAGGCTATCCTCCA ACCCTCCGCCATTACCTCTCactctccatctctctcaTCTACTTGTGATCTACCTTGCAGCACTTCCATGTTCTCTTCTCTGTGTTGTGGATGGCTGGCTCTTAGTTCTTATCACCTTAATTGCTGGGTGGTGTCTACTAGGTTTGGAGGCACTTATAGGAGAAGTAAGCGGTGTATTCGGCTCGTCAG AAAATCATCATCCCCTCCCCATTTTTACTGAGCAGATCCTGAGCGAATCATTGGACATTTCGCCGCCCTTCTTGCGATATTATAAGGCCAGAGTTATTGCCAGAGTGGGTAGGAATACCAAAGAGGTTCTTGAATTGGAcaggagaggaaggaaaggcGCGGAAGATTGGGTTCCATCCTTCAAATGA